From one Lactiplantibacillus paraplantarum genomic stretch:
- a CDS encoding amino acid permease produces the protein MENEKQLRWSNIALIAFVAVWGLGNVVNNFALQGLSVVTSWILIMIIYFIPYTLIVGQLGSTFKDAEGGVSSWIRATSTKRLAYYAAWTYWIVHIPYLAQKPQGILIAFSWLFRGNGNFINTTPALIVQAICLVLFLFFLWIASLGLTTLKRIGSVAGTGMFIMSILFIILAVSAPFMTKATVQTPNMFSLKSYLPKFDFTYFTTVSMLVFAVGGSEKISPYVNKTKNPGREFPLGMLVLAGMVAICALLGSFAMGILFNSKHIPADLMANGAYYAFQRLGAFYHVGNLFLILYAIANVLAQISALAFSIDAPLKILLGDADPEFIPNKLSKMNKKDVPVNGYILTGILVSILIIIPALGIGNMNELFNWLLNLNSVVMPMRYLWVFLAYMLLNKHLKEFKSDYKFLKNPIAGRLVGAWCFLFTAFACILGMVPKTSYASNPSSWLFQLTLNILTPIIFVALGMILPMIARRHHADA, from the coding sequence ATGGAAAACGAAAAGCAGCTTCGCTGGTCCAACATTGCTTTAATTGCGTTCGTGGCGGTCTGGGGCCTTGGTAACGTCGTCAACAACTTTGCGTTACAGGGACTCTCAGTCGTCACTTCTTGGATTCTGATCATGATTATTTACTTTATTCCCTACACCTTGATCGTGGGTCAACTGGGTTCGACCTTTAAGGATGCTGAGGGGGGCGTCTCATCTTGGATTCGTGCAACTAGTACTAAGCGCCTCGCCTATTACGCAGCCTGGACGTATTGGATCGTGCACATTCCGTACTTAGCACAAAAACCCCAAGGGATTCTCATTGCATTTAGTTGGCTGTTCCGCGGTAATGGGAACTTTATCAACACGACCCCCGCGTTAATCGTGCAAGCTATTTGTTTAGTGCTATTCTTGTTCTTCCTCTGGATTGCTTCATTGGGACTAACGACACTGAAACGCATCGGGAGTGTCGCTGGTACGGGGATGTTCATCATGTCGATTTTATTCATCATCTTGGCCGTATCAGCACCATTTATGACCAAGGCGACTGTTCAGACACCGAACATGTTTTCACTCAAGTCCTACTTACCCAAGTTTGACTTTACGTACTTTACGACCGTTTCAATGTTAGTCTTCGCAGTCGGGGGATCTGAAAAGATTTCGCCGTACGTTAACAAGACCAAAAATCCAGGTCGTGAATTTCCATTAGGAATGTTGGTGCTAGCTGGCATGGTCGCCATCTGTGCGTTACTAGGTTCATTTGCGATGGGCATCCTATTTAATTCCAAACACATTCCAGCCGATCTAATGGCTAACGGCGCCTACTATGCATTTCAGCGCTTAGGCGCCTTTTATCACGTTGGAAATTTATTCCTGATTCTTTACGCCATTGCCAATGTGCTTGCCCAAATTTCAGCACTAGCATTCTCAATCGATGCACCATTGAAAATTTTGCTTGGTGATGCTGATCCTGAATTTATCCCCAATAAATTGAGCAAGATGAACAAAAAAGATGTTCCCGTCAATGGTTACATTTTAACCGGGATACTAGTTAGTATCTTAATTATTATCCCAGCATTAGGAATCGGTAACATGAATGAATTATTCAACTGGTTATTAAACTTGAACTCCGTTGTAATGCCAATGCGCTACCTATGGGTCTTTCTTGCTTACATGTTACTCAATAAGCATTTAAAAGAGTTTAAGAGCGATTATAAATTCCTTAAGAACCCTATTGCTGGCCGTTTGGTCGGTGCTTGGTGCTTCCTATTTACGGCATTTGCTTGTATCTTAGGAATGGTTCCTAAGACATCTTACGCTAGCAACCCTAGCAGTTGGCTCTTCCAGCTAACATTAAATATCCTTACACCAATTATTTTTGTTGCCCTAGGCATGATCCTACCAATGATTGCCCGTCGACACCACGCAGACGCCTAA
- a CDS encoding type I 3-dehydroquinate dehydratase, producing the protein MKMKAGMVLKEVTVGELTLTTGMPKIGIVLTGATREELLRKAGQILTSAAQLVVWRLNSYQELDNRAELVNTAAQLQQVLGTIPLVAMFAMASGPADIAEYYQTYQTLVNNRSVAAVDIDLAMVNQPDFMTLTQQMRVNRIRLIASQTVTTATPAELLTTYQELAATGADVVRVTVAGQDAQVVLALMAVTEQAHQQLSVPIIATATGKFGRYNSICGQLTGSAVAFGHVGRVGDQNQLAVSQVKQALQMLSPLEGV; encoded by the coding sequence ATGAAGATGAAAGCAGGAATGGTCTTGAAAGAAGTTACAGTTGGTGAGTTAACGTTAACGACGGGGATGCCCAAGATTGGAATCGTCTTAACTGGTGCAACGCGAGAGGAGCTGCTACGAAAAGCAGGTCAGATTTTAACTTCGGCGGCTCAACTTGTTGTGTGGCGGTTAAACTCGTATCAGGAATTAGATAACCGCGCCGAATTGGTTAATACGGCGGCTCAATTACAACAGGTCTTAGGGACTATTCCTTTGGTTGCCATGTTTGCAATGGCGAGTGGACCGGCTGATATAGCTGAATATTATCAAACTTATCAAACATTGGTTAATAATCGGAGCGTCGCTGCCGTTGATATTGATTTAGCCATGGTTAATCAACCTGATTTTATGACGTTGACCCAGCAGATGCGTGTCAATCGGATCCGACTAATTGCGAGTCAGACGGTCACGACAGCAACGCCAGCTGAGCTACTCACAACTTATCAAGAATTAGCTGCAACCGGTGCGGATGTGGTACGCGTGACTGTGGCAGGGCAAGATGCACAAGTCGTCCTGGCGTTGATGGCTGTCACTGAACAGGCGCATCAACAACTCAGCGTGCCAATTATTGCAACGGCAACCGGAAAATTTGGTCGTTACAATAGTATTTGTGGACAGCTGACTGGTTCGGCGGTTGCTTTTGGGCATGTTGGGCGCGTTGGTGATCAGAATCAACTCGCAGTGAGTCAAGTTAAACAAGCATTACAGATGCTGTCACCACTTGAAGGAGTGTGA
- a CDS encoding bacterial Ig-like domain-containing protein → MEKKKNYKMYKSGKAWVFGSITLMALNMQLMNGRADEQEVSDDKVEVSSIVTATVNSVDESPVVQENLAATAEQDEAIIQQDVGDSIKAKDDINEKEIEASESVDNNILLPVTPDTGTTSKQPTDMDDLTAEDSNITQHVDMEQKQDERLVADDSLSLESGVSNDDEQTVEEKTVPAREFERFNVSNSRSDNSSEDSDAMEGTWQPDNYTKGIKWHYDAASGVLVLEGGEIYDSQGTNPWADKSWGAQVVKVVILDKIKIIECGATFFAGLVAVEDYEGLEKIDVSTATDLSYFFLDNLSVKKLDLSSWQVGHVDDMDYMFENRAGTSKLTTINISGWDTGCVTDVDYMFASNEYLTNIIGIESLNVRSLINASYMFYQTGLTQLDLSNWVTTDLEDIEAAFMNMKHLTNLKLSPQIQIDQVTESTSLFEGCTQLTAIDLSGLDFKNITDNANMFTGCTNLKQITLGPKTNLAPMGESSVGLPDVPNNDQFTGYWVNSANPEQRLTSAELVALYSGENTPIGTFIWEINQAILNVHDVTLEVGADWNWAQSIDSLADQFGQSVDVQALYVDNQQAVELSGDIVNTKQPGTYQVTFKYAGKTVTALVIVRADQTSLNIHDIELPAGSSWQAQDAFDSATDKDGQAVDFSDVTVTGDVNTAVPGDYQITYTYGNQSQTITVTVTENKASLNLHQSQVIVHTDGQGTSAWQPQTNFQSATNSDGQTVAWSAIEVLGQPDWTVAGDYQVTYQFKDQTGVLVTATMTVTVIVDEAVKPNASQSDLQVQNSTVMVGDQWQPSDNLLLVKDVNGNALTIADLTVTGRVDTSKVGVYEVTYQYTDANGRVLSKIVTITVNARVERPDTDGANASQAERPDEHGQEHTDNDLMDAADETSHDLATIETDKSDSGTISEANNRKSGQLIGTKPHSVPTTDQMVNTMDGEIDDRRLGKADKATSYSGTTSIVPATAKLGTAVLPQTGSAPSRGGVLGTLLLGLTLFGGWLGRRKQR, encoded by the coding sequence ATGGAAAAAAAGAAAAATTATAAAATGTATAAAAGTGGTAAGGCGTGGGTATTTGGTAGCATCACTTTAATGGCACTCAATATGCAGCTAATGAATGGTCGGGCCGATGAGCAGGAAGTTAGTGACGATAAAGTGGAAGTTAGTTCCATTGTGACAGCGACTGTAAATAGTGTGGATGAATCACCAGTGGTTCAGGAGAACCTCGCGGCAACGGCAGAACAAGATGAAGCTATAATTCAGCAAGATGTAGGAGACTCAATTAAAGCTAAGGATGACATTAATGAAAAAGAAATCGAAGCATCTGAAAGTGTGGACAATAATATTCTATTACCAGTGACCCCTGACACGGGTACAACTAGTAAGCAGCCTACAGATATGGATGATTTGACAGCTGAAGATTCAAATATTACTCAGCATGTGGACATGGAACAGAAGCAGGATGAACGACTAGTAGCGGATGATTCACTCAGTCTGGAGTCCGGAGTAAGCAATGATGATGAACAGACGGTCGAAGAAAAAACAGTACCAGCTCGTGAATTTGAGCGATTCAATGTATCGAATAGTCGCAGTGATAACTCAAGTGAAGATAGTGATGCGATGGAAGGAACGTGGCAACCGGATAATTACACAAAGGGAATTAAGTGGCATTATGATGCGGCTAGTGGTGTTCTAGTACTTGAAGGTGGGGAAATCTATGATTCACAAGGTACTAATCCATGGGCAGATAAGTCATGGGGAGCACAGGTTGTTAAAGTTGTTATTTTAGATAAAATCAAAATTATTGAATGTGGCGCTACCTTTTTTGCAGGGTTAGTTGCTGTTGAAGACTATGAAGGATTGGAAAAGATCGATGTTAGTACGGCAACAGATTTAAGTTATTTTTTCTTGGATAATTTAAGTGTAAAAAAACTTGATCTTAGTAGTTGGCAGGTTGGCCATGTTGATGATATGGATTATATGTTTGAAAATCGAGCCGGGACGAGCAAGTTAACGACGATTAATATCTCTGGATGGGATACAGGATGTGTTACCGATGTCGATTATATGTTCGCGTCCAATGAATATTTAACTAATATTATTGGCATTGAGAGTCTAAACGTTCGAAGCCTGATTAATGCTAGTTACATGTTTTACCAGACTGGCTTAACGCAATTGGATTTGTCTAATTGGGTAACAACTGATCTTGAAGATATTGAGGCTGCGTTTATGAATATGAAGCATTTAACCAATCTTAAGCTTAGTCCGCAAATCCAAATAGATCAGGTTACAGAGAGCACCTCATTATTTGAGGGATGCACTCAATTGACTGCAATCGATTTGTCAGGGCTCGATTTCAAGAACATTACGGACAATGCTAATATGTTCACAGGTTGCACTAATCTTAAACAAATTACTTTAGGGCCGAAAACTAATTTGGCACCAATGGGGGAATCCTCAGTCGGACTTCCGGATGTGCCCAACAATGATCAATTTACAGGTTACTGGGTGAACAGTGCTAATCCTGAACAAAGATTAACTAGCGCTGAGTTAGTGGCACTTTACAGTGGTGAGAATACGCCGATTGGAACATTCATTTGGGAAATTAATCAAGCGATTCTTAATGTTCATGATGTCACACTTGAAGTTGGTGCTGATTGGAATTGGGCACAAAGTATCGATAGCTTAGCAGATCAATTCGGTCAATCAGTTGACGTGCAGGCATTATATGTCGATAATCAGCAAGCCGTAGAACTATCGGGTGATATCGTTAATACGAAACAACCGGGAACTTATCAAGTTACGTTTAAGTATGCAGGCAAGACGGTAACGGCATTAGTGATTGTGCGGGCTGATCAAACTAGCCTGAATATTCATGATATTGAGTTACCTGCTGGTAGTAGCTGGCAAGCCCAAGATGCGTTTGATAGCGCGACCGATAAAGATGGACAGGCGGTGGACTTTAGTGATGTGACGGTTACAGGTGATGTCAATACCGCTGTACCGGGGGACTATCAAATTACTTATACTTATGGCAATCAAAGCCAGACGATAACCGTAACGGTTACAGAAAATAAGGCCAGTTTGAATTTGCATCAAAGCCAAGTAATAGTTCATACCGATGGTCAGGGAACTAGTGCCTGGCAACCACAAACTAATTTTCAAAGTGCCACTAATAGTGATGGTCAAACGGTGGCATGGTCAGCTATCGAAGTGCTTGGCCAGCCGGATTGGACAGTGGCAGGTGATTATCAAGTAACGTACCAATTCAAGGATCAGACCGGTGTGTTAGTTACAGCAACTATGACGGTCACGGTAATCGTTGATGAAGCAGTTAAGCCGAACGCGTCCCAAAGTGACTTGCAAGTTCAAAATTCTACCGTTATGGTAGGCGATCAATGGCAACCTAGTGACAACTTATTACTAGTAAAGGACGTTAATGGAAATGCTTTAACTATTGCAGATTTGACTGTCACCGGTAGGGTTGATACTAGTAAAGTTGGTGTTTATGAAGTGACTTATCAATATACGGATGCTAATGGTCGGGTGTTGAGCAAAATAGTTACTATCACGGTGAATGCTCGCGTCGAGCGGCCTGATACCGATGGGGCGAATGCCAGTCAAGCAGAAAGACCTGATGAACATGGTCAGGAGCACACTGATAATGATCTGATGGATGCCGCTGACGAGACTAGTCATGATTTGGCGACCATTGAAACTGATAAGTCGGATTCTGGGACTATCAGTGAAGCCAATAACCGGAAATCTGGACAATTGATTGGAACCAAGCCACATTCAGTACCAACAACTGACCAAATGGTTAATACTATGGACGGTGAGATTGACGACCGTAGACTAGGAAAGGCTGACAAGGCCACGTCGTATTCAGGCACAACATCGATTGTACCCGCTACGGCTAAACTAGGGACAGCTGTGTTGCCACAAACTGGTTCGGCGCCAAGTCGGGGTGGCGTGCTGGGAACGTTACTCTTAGGACTAACATTATTTGGCGGCTGGTTGGGACGACGTAAGCAGCGATAG
- a CDS encoding NADPH-dependent F420 reductase, with the protein MTITIFGKGNMGQAIGHNFEVAGNEVTYYGSKDQATLFGDIVITAVPYPALAVLAKHYATQLKGKIVIDITNPLNFDTWDELVVPDDSSAAQELQQQLPASQVLKAFNTNFAATLQSGQVNGQAPTTVLVAGDDDAAKQQLIQALANSPLQVKDAGKLKRAHELEAVGFLQMTLAASEQIGWTGGLAVIE; encoded by the coding sequence ATGACAATTACAATTTTTGGTAAAGGAAATATGGGACAAGCAATTGGCCATAATTTTGAAGTGGCTGGTAATGAAGTGACTTATTATGGTTCTAAGGACCAAGCAACACTATTTGGTGATATTGTGATCACGGCAGTGCCTTATCCCGCTTTGGCAGTGCTAGCCAAGCACTATGCGACCCAGCTTAAAGGGAAGATTGTGATTGACATTACGAACCCCTTGAACTTTGATACGTGGGACGAACTGGTTGTACCAGATGATAGTTCAGCTGCGCAAGAACTACAGCAGCAACTACCAGCTAGTCAAGTGCTCAAAGCCTTTAACACCAACTTTGCCGCGACACTCCAGAGTGGTCAGGTCAATGGTCAAGCCCCAACGACCGTGCTGGTGGCGGGTGATGATGATGCTGCCAAACAACAATTAATTCAGGCTTTGGCCAACAGTCCGTTACAAGTGAAGGATGCTGGTAAGTTGAAGCGTGCGCATGAGTTAGAAGCGGTGGGCTTTTTACAAATGACGTTAGCGGCAAGCGAGCAGATTGGCTGGACCGGTGGCTTGGCTGTCATTGAATAA
- a CDS encoding MarR family winged helix-turn-helix transcriptional regulator, with protein MATVDTFNVFLSDYANVSRYLNTRLNKLLTTQHLTADTFLIMHEIGQSSQPLLLMDIAHRHRVSRSAISRQISVLLSHQYICQQANTNDRRQKGLSLTDAGRRLDQQLITTIQQTVHQWTLQLGQPRVDTLLSILNDFNDQIINHEVPTSN; from the coding sequence ATGGCTACCGTTGATACTTTCAACGTCTTTTTGAGTGATTACGCCAACGTTTCCCGTTACCTCAATACCCGCTTAAATAAATTATTAACCACCCAACACTTAACCGCTGATACTTTTCTAATCATGCACGAAATTGGTCAAAGTTCGCAACCACTCTTATTAATGGATATTGCCCATCGGCACCGCGTTTCTCGTAGTGCGATTTCACGTCAGATCAGTGTCTTACTTAGCCATCAGTATATTTGTCAACAGGCTAATACCAACGATCGCCGCCAAAAAGGACTCTCCTTGACAGATGCCGGACGTCGACTAGATCAACAACTCATAACGACCATCCAGCAGACCGTGCACCAATGGACTTTGCAATTAGGACAGCCACGCGTTGACACACTACTTAGTATTCTCAATGATTTTAATGATCAAATTATCAATCATGAAGTGCCCACGAGTAATTAA
- a CDS encoding phosphoglycerate dehydrogenase — MPMVVMAQATKPEQRQQLQATYPDWIFKDADAVTPADYGQIEVMYGNHPLLKTLLAQPSNHLKFVQVISAGVDYLPLKDLQAAGVIVANTSGIHADAISESVLAAMLTVVRGYHAAWLNQRGTRQWQLPITTSTLTGQQLLIYGTGQIGQSLAAKASALGMHVVGVNTTGHPAEHFHETVAFTATAAALATANFIVNALPLTPTTHHLFSTDLFKQTKQRPILINIGRGPAVDTAALMMALDNQQLSMAALDVTEPEPLPADHPLWQRDDVLITPHISGQIAHFRATVFPIFAANFAQFVKDGTLVRNQVDLNRGY, encoded by the coding sequence ATGCCAATGGTAGTAATGGCCCAAGCGACCAAACCAGAGCAGCGCCAACAGTTACAAGCGACTTATCCGGATTGGATTTTTAAAGATGCAGATGCTGTCACACCGGCTGATTACGGTCAAATCGAGGTCATGTATGGAAATCATCCTTTGCTAAAAACGTTATTAGCTCAGCCCAGTAATCATCTAAAATTTGTCCAAGTCATCTCGGCGGGGGTTGATTACTTACCGCTGAAGGACTTACAAGCAGCGGGGGTCATCGTTGCTAATACAAGCGGTATTCACGCGGATGCTATTAGTGAATCAGTGTTAGCGGCTATGTTAACAGTCGTTCGTGGCTACCATGCTGCCTGGTTGAACCAGCGTGGGACGCGGCAATGGCAGTTGCCGATAACCACGTCAACCTTGACTGGACAACAGTTATTGATTTATGGAACGGGCCAAATTGGTCAATCGCTAGCAGCCAAGGCTAGTGCGCTCGGTATGCACGTGGTGGGGGTCAATACTACTGGACATCCAGCTGAGCATTTTCATGAAACGGTAGCATTTACGGCTACAGCGGCCGCACTGGCAACTGCCAACTTTATTGTCAATGCCTTGCCGCTAACACCCACGACACATCATTTGTTCAGTACCGATTTATTTAAGCAGACTAAGCAGCGACCAATATTAATTAATATTGGTCGGGGGCCCGCTGTTGATACGGCAGCTTTAATGATGGCGCTAGATAATCAGCAATTGAGTATGGCTGCACTAGATGTTACTGAACCAGAACCTTTGCCAGCTGACCATCCTTTATGGCAACGTGATGATGTCTTGATTACCCCACATATTTCAGGACAAATTGCTCATTTTCGGGCGACGGTTTTCCCAATTTTTGCGGCTAACTTTGCTCAGTTTGTCAAAGATGGCACGTTAGTACGTAATCAAGTGGATCTAAATCGTGGGTACTAA
- a CDS encoding flavodoxin: MATAKVIFATITGNNEDVADIITEKFEKLGVDVVKEEISQADATEFNDVDICVVVPYTYDEGALPEEGLDFYEDLQDLDLTGKIYGCAGSGDTFYDDDYCRAVTDFSNALKKTGANQGAPDVFVNLAPEADDIKALDAFTEQLVAKVQ; encoded by the coding sequence ATGGCTACTGCGAAAGTTATTTTTGCTACCATTACCGGTAACAACGAAGACGTTGCCGATATTATTACTGAAAAATTCGAAAAACTTGGGGTCGATGTTGTCAAAGAAGAAATCTCGCAAGCCGACGCAACTGAGTTCAACGATGTTGATATTTGTGTTGTCGTCCCTTACACCTACGATGAGGGCGCCCTCCCTGAAGAGGGACTCGACTTCTACGAGGACTTACAGGATTTAGATTTAACCGGCAAGATTTACGGTTGTGCCGGCTCTGGCGATACTTTCTATGATGATGATTATTGCCGTGCTGTTACCGATTTCAGTAACGCGTTGAAGAAGACTGGGGCTAATCAGGGTGCCCCGGACGTCTTCGTTAATCTCGCCCCTGAAGCAGATGATATCAAAGCGCTGGATGCATTTACTGAACAACTCGTTGCTAAAGTTCAATAA
- a CDS encoding BspA family leucine-rich repeat surface protein has product MTINYRESEVKRYKMYKHGKIWLFASMALLLWHTQLLTAHADEQCATPVAEQSVVADVAEPTEAKCHAVVARNNVIFNGDSTAATNDESAAIANQSVLSDQAIIDEGDQVAESSAALSNAVSVTANEESPVSLSEVEGAESAHGQSILTHEEMATDSLVNGDAELLIAEPVTVIRPNEIGSMVNQPALASSEQNLPHGDDVVNQYRSAAQAMAHDVTKDDEDAMSGNFGVDWHFDASTGTLTLSGGTLNNSYGDNPWRRKSWAPMITRIVIADRIIAGSNMNSLFADLVSVIRYEGLERLDTSAVTNMQSVFKENSALEKLDLSAWNVGNVSTMVNMFMGSFMGTELTYLNLSGWDTRNVTNMQNMFQYNDQLRIIDGLTDWDTRRVTTMTNMFARSGVGHLNLANFDSASLLEMDGAFSQMPNLEGIEFGARFTVANVTKMNSLFNNDVKLKSLDLSHFNMQNVKANWQMLAGLTSLQTLTLGPELDFGQHGTQPLVGLPDIPKNGKYTGKWVNVADASQTFTSDELLARYTGNQAETATFVWETKSAAAITGNDSTLFVNQQWDWSQNVTQLVDQNGQAVDPGVLFSTDPQAVTVSGELVDTSKPGTYHVTLTYAGRETTVTVTVKANQSQLSLHAHDVTVEINQETGTAVWHAQDNFDNATDADGHSVGWRDMTVLGELDLTRAGVYEVVYQFTDLTGQLVTAVTTVTVVASADNGTDGEAPLPGQPTEPEAPETPEAPETPEAPEAPEAPSEPEAPEAPVEPETPSEPEAPEDGQTASADDASGLTSSNVTIDRQDRQSKIAQRYDLSVNSSQPLRKVISEQKNFKYEQKGMGLTDARYHRAKETSLQLDEPTTGTTKMRVVSQLPQTGEPQNRISWVGAVLLIITSFIGIITSKQRQG; this is encoded by the coding sequence ATTACAATTAACTACCGCGAATCAGAAGTGAAACGTTATAAGATGTACAAGCATGGAAAGATATGGTTATTCGCAAGTATGGCACTGCTACTGTGGCACACCCAGTTATTAACTGCGCATGCGGATGAACAGTGTGCCACACCTGTTGCCGAACAGAGTGTGGTTGCGGACGTCGCCGAGCCAACTGAAGCTAAGTGTCACGCGGTGGTGGCAAGGAACAATGTTATCTTCAATGGGGATAGCACTGCTGCCACTAATGATGAGTCTGCGGCGATTGCCAACCAGTCAGTGCTTAGTGATCAAGCGATTATCGATGAAGGCGATCAGGTCGCTGAATCATCGGCTGCATTGAGTAACGCGGTCTCAGTAACAGCAAATGAAGAAAGTCCCGTCTCCTTGTCAGAAGTTGAGGGAGCAGAAAGTGCTCATGGGCAATCAATATTAACGCATGAAGAAATGGCCACTGATTCGCTTGTAAATGGCGATGCTGAATTACTGATTGCTGAACCGGTGACTGTAATTAGACCTAATGAGATCGGGTCGATGGTTAACCAACCGGCACTTGCTAGTTCTGAACAAAATCTTCCCCATGGCGATGATGTCGTTAATCAATATCGTAGTGCTGCCCAAGCAATGGCGCATGACGTCACTAAGGATGATGAGGACGCTATGTCTGGCAACTTTGGTGTTGATTGGCATTTTGATGCGAGCACTGGGACCCTGACGTTAAGTGGTGGGACATTAAATAATAGTTATGGCGATAATCCATGGCGTCGTAAATCGTGGGCGCCAATGATTACTCGCATCGTCATTGCTGATCGAATTATTGCCGGTTCTAACATGAATAGTTTGTTTGCAGATCTCGTCAGTGTGATCCGGTACGAAGGATTGGAGAGGCTTGATACAAGTGCGGTGACGAATATGCAGTCAGTGTTCAAAGAAAACAGTGCGTTGGAAAAGTTAGATCTGAGTGCTTGGAACGTTGGTAATGTCTCGACCATGGTGAATATGTTTATGGGCAGTTTCATGGGTACCGAACTGACCTATCTTAATCTCAGTGGTTGGGATACACGCAATGTAACCAACATGCAAAACATGTTCCAGTATAATGATCAACTTCGAATTATCGATGGGTTAACTGACTGGGATACACGTCGCGTGACGACGATGACCAATATGTTTGCTAGAAGCGGTGTCGGTCATTTGAATCTAGCTAACTTTGATTCTGCAAGTCTGCTTGAAATGGATGGCGCTTTTTCTCAGATGCCCAATTTGGAAGGCATTGAATTTGGGGCGCGATTTACAGTGGCAAATGTCACTAAGATGAATAGCCTGTTTAATAATGACGTCAAACTAAAATCCCTTGATCTATCGCATTTTAATATGCAAAATGTCAAGGCAAACTGGCAAATGTTAGCTGGTTTGACAAGCTTGCAAACATTGACACTAGGGCCGGAGCTTGATTTTGGTCAGCATGGAACGCAACCCTTGGTAGGATTACCAGATATTCCTAAGAATGGCAAGTATACCGGTAAATGGGTCAACGTGGCTGATGCTTCTCAAACGTTCACGAGTGACGAACTATTGGCGAGATATACAGGAAACCAAGCTGAAACGGCTACTTTTGTCTGGGAAACTAAGTCAGCTGCGGCCATTACTGGTAATGACAGTACCCTCTTTGTGAATCAGCAATGGGATTGGTCCCAAAACGTGACCCAGTTAGTTGACCAAAATGGCCAGGCTGTTGATCCGGGTGTCTTGTTCAGTACTGATCCACAAGCGGTAACGGTGAGTGGGGAGCTAGTTGATACGAGTAAGCCGGGCACGTATCACGTTACTTTGACGTATGCCGGCCGTGAAACAACTGTGACTGTCACAGTTAAGGCTAATCAAAGCCAGCTCAGCTTACATGCACATGATGTCACCGTTGAAATCAACCAGGAGACAGGAACGGCGGTGTGGCACGCACAAGATAATTTTGACAATGCCACGGATGCGGATGGTCATTCTGTTGGTTGGCGGGATATGACAGTACTTGGTGAACTAGATTTGACGCGAGCTGGGGTGTATGAGGTCGTTTATCAGTTCACTGATTTAACAGGACAGTTGGTAACAGCAGTAACAACGGTCACGGTAGTTGCGAGTGCTGATAATGGTACCGATGGTGAGGCACCGTTACCGGGGCAACCGACTGAACCGGAAGCACCAGAAACACCGGAAGCACCAGAAACACCGGAAGCACCGGAAGCACCGGAAGCACCAAGTGAGCCAGAAGCACCAGAAGCACCAGTGGAACCCGAAACACCGAGTGAGCCAGAAGCACCAGAAGATGGACAAACTGCGAGTGCTGATGATGCTAGTGGCTTAACTAGTTCGAACGTGACTATTGATCGTCAAGATAGACAGTCAAAGATAGCACAACGATATGATTTGTCGGTTAATTCAAGCCAGCCATTGAGAAAAGTAATTAGTGAGCAAAAAAATTTTAAGTATGAACAAAAAGGTATGGGATTGACAGACGCGCGTTATCATCGAGCCAAGGAAACTAGTCTTCAATTAGATGAGCCCACAACTGGTACCACTAAGATGAGAGTGGTGAGCCAACTACCACAGACTGGTGAGCCCCAAAATCGAATAAGTTGGGTTGGCGCCGTATTATTGATAATCACTAGCTTTATCGGGATTATAACTAGCAAGCAGCGACAAGGTTAA